A genomic stretch from Frigoribacterium sp. PvP032 includes:
- the manD gene encoding D-mannonate dehydratase ManD, producing the protein MKIDKAEVIVTSPDRNFVTLKLTTDEGVTGLGDATLNGRELAVVAYLSEHVVPLLIGRDPGRIEDTWQFLYRSAYWRRGPVTMAAIAAVDVALWDIKAKVAGMPLYQLLGGASRTGLLTYGHASGKDLDELFDSVRDHQEQGYEAIRVQTGVPGLKSIYGIASNATFDANTGVRYDHEPAQRGALPNEEDWDTRSYLRHVPTVFEAVRNEFGPEIPLLHDGHHRMTPIQAASLGKSLEPYDLFWLEDVTPAENPEALRLVRQHTTTPLAIGEIFNTVWDYQQIIQEQLIDYVRSAVTHTGGITHLRKVLDYAAQYQIKSGMHGPTDISPVGMAAAMHLGLAIHNFGIQEYMKHGEKTDSVFRQSFTFVDGMLHPGDQPGIGVELDVDEAGKYPYEQAYLPYNRLADGTVHDW; encoded by the coding sequence ATGAAGATCGACAAGGCCGAGGTGATCGTCACCAGCCCTGACCGCAACTTCGTCACGCTGAAGCTCACCACCGACGAGGGGGTCACCGGTCTCGGCGACGCCACCCTGAACGGCCGCGAGCTCGCCGTCGTCGCCTACCTCAGCGAGCACGTGGTGCCGCTGCTGATCGGCCGTGACCCCGGCCGCATCGAGGACACCTGGCAGTTCCTCTACCGCAGCGCCTACTGGCGCCGCGGCCCCGTCACCATGGCCGCGATCGCCGCCGTCGACGTCGCGCTCTGGGACATCAAGGCCAAGGTCGCCGGCATGCCGCTCTACCAGCTGCTCGGCGGCGCCTCCCGCACCGGCCTGCTCACCTACGGGCACGCCTCAGGCAAGGACCTGGACGAGCTCTTCGACAGCGTGCGCGACCACCAGGAGCAGGGCTACGAGGCCATCCGCGTGCAGACCGGCGTGCCAGGGCTGAAGTCGATCTACGGCATCGCCTCGAACGCCACCTTCGACGCCAACACCGGCGTGCGGTACGACCACGAGCCCGCCCAGCGCGGCGCCCTGCCGAACGAGGAGGACTGGGACACCCGCTCGTACCTGCGGCACGTCCCGACCGTCTTCGAGGCCGTCCGCAACGAGTTCGGGCCCGAGATCCCGCTGCTGCACGACGGCCACCACCGCATGACGCCGATCCAGGCGGCCTCGCTCGGCAAGAGCCTCGAGCCCTACGACCTGTTCTGGCTCGAGGACGTCACCCCGGCCGAGAACCCCGAGGCGCTGCGGCTCGTCCGCCAGCACACGACGACGCCGCTGGCGATCGGCGAGATCTTCAACACCGTCTGGGACTACCAGCAGATCATCCAGGAGCAGCTGATCGACTACGTCCGGAGTGCCGTCACCCACACCGGCGGGATCACGCACCTCCGCAAGGTGCTCGACTACGCGGCGCAGTACCAGATCAAGTCGGGCATGCACGGCCCGACCGACATCTCGCCAGTCGGCATGGCGGCCGCGATGCACCTCGGGCTCGCGATCCACAACTTCGGGATCCAGGAGTACATGAAGCACGGCGAGAAGACCGACTCCGTCTTCAGGCAGAGCTTCACCTTCGTCGACGGCATGCTGCACCCCGGCGACCAGCCGGGCATCGGCGTCGAGCTCGACGTCGACGAGGCCGGGAAGTACCCCTACGAGCAGGCGTACCTGCCCTACAACCGCCTAGCGGACGGGACGGTCCACGACTGGTGA
- a CDS encoding VOC family protein: MPRITPVLWFDGEAEAAATFYVSLFPVSHISHVSRYPDDFPDPAMAGQALVVEFDLDGQSFQGLNGGPGFVPNEAVSLSVPVDDQEGLDRIWDALASDGGQEGRCGWVRDRWGFWWQVVPSAMQRTVGGPDPAGASRAMEAMMGMSRLVVADLEAAYRGD, encoded by the coding sequence GTGCCCCGCATCACCCCAGTCCTGTGGTTCGACGGCGAGGCCGAGGCGGCCGCGACGTTCTACGTCTCGCTGTTCCCCGTCTCCCACATCAGCCACGTGTCCCGCTACCCCGACGACTTCCCCGACCCCGCCATGGCGGGGCAGGCGCTCGTCGTCGAGTTCGACCTCGACGGGCAGAGCTTCCAGGGGCTCAACGGCGGCCCCGGGTTCGTCCCCAACGAGGCCGTCTCGCTCTCCGTGCCGGTCGACGACCAGGAGGGGCTCGACCGGATCTGGGACGCTCTCGCGTCCGACGGCGGCCAGGAGGGGCGGTGCGGCTGGGTCCGCGACCGTTGGGGCTTCTGGTGGCAGGTCGTGCCGAGCGCGATGCAGCGGACGGTCGGCGGGCCCGACCCGGCCGGCGCCTCCCGCGCCATGGAGGCCATGATGGGCATGAGCCGCCTGGTCGTGGCCGACCTCGAGGCCGCCTACCGCGGCGACTGA